Part of the Bifidobacterium sp. ESL0775 genome is shown below.
TTTCTGGCCTTCGGGATGCTTTGGCGTTTTCACTCCGGCGTAATAGATATGGGAATCCGCGTCGGTGGGAATGGCCGGAACGGGTGTGCCTTCCTTCGGCTTGCCGGGGTAGCCGTCGGATGCCAGCACCACGCCGAGGGCCGTGGCATCCGTGCGCCAGGTGAAGGTCGGCGATTCATCGTTGAGGATGGCGTTGATGGCCTTGCCAAGGTCGCTCGTGAGTAGCGGCAACACGGCTTCCGTCTCGGGATCGCCGAAACGGGCGTTGAACTCGATGACCTTCGGACCTTCGTCGGTGGCGATGAGACCGGCGTAGAGGATACCGGTGAAGGGGATACCTTCTTCGGCCAGCGCTTCGAGCGTTGGACGGACGATGGTATTGATGGCCTGTTCAACCGTGTCATCGCTGATTTGTGGAACCGGGCTGTAGGCTCCCATGCCGCCGGTGTTCGGGCCTTTGTCGCCGTCATAGGCGCGTTTGTGGTCCTGCGAGATGGGCATCGGCCAGAATTCGGTGCCGTTGACGAAGCTCATCAGCGAGAATTCCTGGCCTTCAAGGAATTCCTCTACCACTACTTTGAGGTCGGTGTTGCCAAAACGATGCTCGACGAAAATGTCTTCGAGGGCACCGAGCGCCGTCTGTGTGTCGAGCGCGACGGTCACGCCCTTTCCTGCGGCCAGCCCGTCGGCCTTGATGACGATGGGCGCCCCATGTTCCATGACATATGCCGCGGCCGCATCATAGTCGGTGAAGGTACGATAGGTGGCGGTCGGGATGGCGTGGCGAGCCATGAGCTGCTTGGCGAAATCCTTGGAACCTTCGACCTGGGCGGCGGCACGGGTGGGTCCGAACGCCTTGAGCCCGACCTCTCGGAAATCGTCGACGATGCCATGGATCAGCGGCACCTCAGGCCCGACGAGCGCCCAATCGTAACCGCTCGATTGCATGAACTCGATCAACGCGGCGTGGTTCGACGGGTCGATGTGGGTGGTGCGGATGCCGTCGAGCTCCATGCCAGGATTGCCGGGAGCGACGGTGACTTCATCGACGCTCGCGCCTTTGAGCAGCGTCGCGGCGATGGCGTGTTCGCGCGCGCCCGATCCGATGACCAAAACCTTCATACCCATTTCGTGTCCTTCCGCAGTTTTTGTCTTATTCAATTATGTTGCTTGGCCTGGTTTTACGCCAATACTTAGTGATTTTCGGGATTCTTGATGTCTCACACATGGGGGGACGGAAATCATTCGAATCGCACGCGTTGCCCGTCGCTGGGTTCGGGAACGATCGAGCCGATGACATGGCCGGTTTCGCCGACGGTTTCAAGCGTCTCAAGCGCTTGCTTCACGTTCGCCGAATCGATGGCCAAGACCATGCCGATACCCATGTTGAAGACGTTGAACATCTCCTTGTGGTCGATGCTACCGGCACGTTCGATGACGTCGAAAATCGGCGAGACGCTCCACGTGCCGACCTTGATCGAGGCTGCCAGACCGTCGGGAATCATGCGGGGGATGTTCTCGATGAACCCGCCGCCGGTGATGTGTGCGACGCCCTTGATAAGTCCTGCGGCGAAAAGCGGCTTGAGCGCCTTGACGTAGATTTTCGTCGGGGTCAAGAGGACGTCGCCCAGCGTCGCATCGCCGAGCTCGTCAAGTTTCGTGTCGATGCTGTATCCGGCTTCGTGGAACAGGGCTTCGCGCACCAGCGAGAATCCGTTGGAATGGACCCCCGAGGATTCCAGACCGATCAGCGCATCACCTTCGCGGATACCCGAGCCGTCAACAATGGCAGACTTTTCGGCGACGCCAACAGCGAATCCAGCCAAATCGTATTCGTCTTGCGCATACATGCCGGGCATTTCCGCCGTCTCGCCGCCGATCAGCGCCGACTCCGCCTGAACGCAACCGTCGGCCACGCCGGAGACGACCTGTTCCAGAAGAGCGGGATCGTTCTTGCCACAGGCGATGTAATCGAGGAAGAACAGCGGCTGGGCGCCTTGGGCGGCGATGTCGTTGACGCACATCGCCACGCAGTCGATGCCGATGGTGTCGTGCTTGCCGGCCATGTTCGCGACCATGAGCTTGGTGCCCACGCCGTCGGTGCCGGAGACCAGCATCGGCTCCTTGTATCCGAGGCTGGCCAGGTCGAAAAGCCCGCCGAAACCGCCGATGCCGCCGACCACGCCGGGACGGTTGGTCCGTGCCACGTGCGATTTGATGCGGCGGACGACCTCGTAGCCGGCCTCGACGCTGACTCCCGCTTGTTCGTATGCTTGAGGCATGCTATGCCCTCCTTGTGGTGGTGGCTGTGGCGCTTATGTTATTTGTATGACTTTTACTGTTGCCATCATGGCTGGATGGTTCGATGTCGCGGTATTCGTTGTCCACGTATTGGCTTTCGTATTTGGCGAAATGCGGCAGGCGCTCGCGTTCCTCGGGTTTGAGCGAAGCGAGGAATTCGACTTCGTAATCGTCCAAGGCGGTGGGGTAGTCGCCGTTGAAGTAGGCGACGCACAGGCCTCCGTAGGGCGCGTCGGCGTTGAGGCCGATCGATTCGATGAGGCCGTCGAGGCTCAGGAATTGCAGGGAATCCGCGCCGATGTATTTCCGAATCCCCTCGACGCTCATGCGCGCGGCGATCAGTTCGCGGGTGGTGGAGATGTCAATGCCGTAGAAGCATGGGTATTTCAGCGGCGGCGAGCTGATGCGCATGTGCACCTCGGCCGCGCCCGCTTCGCGCAGCAGTTGGACGATGCGCTTGGAAGTGGTGCCACGCACGATGGAGTCATCGATGACGATGATCCTTTTGCCTTTGACCACGCCTCGCACCGCCGAAAGCTTCATCCGAACACCCTGTTCGCGTAGTTCCTGCGTGGGTTGGATGAACGTGCGGGCGATGTATTGGTTCTTTATCAGTCCCATCTCATTGGGCAAGCCGCTGGCTTCGGCGTAGCCGGAAGCGGCGGAAAGCGAGGAATTCGGCACTCCGATGACCATGTCGGCGTCGACCGGCGTTTCCTTGGCAAGGCGCGCGCCCATGCGCTTGCGGGCGGAGTGGACGTTGACGCCGTAGATATTGGAATCCGGGCGGGCGAAGTAGATGAACTCCATCGAGCAGATGGCCAGTTGGGTTTTGTCGGTGTATGACATGATGTGATAGCCGTCATCATCCACGACCACGATTTCACCAGGACGAATATCGCGTACGAGTTCTGCGCCCACCGTGTCCAACGCGCAGGTCTCGCTGGCCAGCACATAGGCCCCGTTGCTCATCCGTCCTAGCGAAAGCGGGCGGAAGCCGTTCGGGTCAAGCGCCCCGATCATCGCGTTCTCGGTCATCAAAAGGTAGGCGAAACCGCCATGAACGATGTTCAGCGCCTCCTTGAGCTTCTCGATGAATGTCGGCTTGCTCGAGCGGCGGATCAGGTGCATCAGCACTTCGGTGTCGGAATTCGAGTGGAAGATGGCGCCTTCGTTCTCCAATTTGGCGCGTAATGCAATGCAGTTGGTAAGGTTGCCGTTGTGGGCCAAGGCGAAATCGCCATCGTGGAAACGGAAGATGAACGGCTGGATGTTGTCGATGCCGCTGGAGCCGCTGGTGGCGTAGCGGACGTGCCCGATGGCCCGGTCGCCGGTGAGCCGTTCGATCTCGTGCTCGTCGTGGAACACTTCGGTCAGCAGTCCCAGCCCGCGATGGCCGATGAGCCTGCCGTGGTCATTGGAGACCATGCCGGCGCCTTCCTGCCCGCGGTGTTGCAGCGCGTGCAGGCCGAAATAGGTCAGACGCGAGGCTTCAGGATGGCCCCAGACGCCGAACAGGCCACATTCCTCGTGGACATCCTCGAGTTCGAATGACATCTCAGGCCTCGCTTTCGTCGGTCATGTTGACGGGATTGCTCAGTTCGGTTGCCTCGGTAGCCTTTGCCGTGACATCGGTGAAATAGCGTACGCCGGCCTCGAAAATCGGCTGGAACTCGCGGCCGGGAACGTTCAAATACAACCCGTCGCCACGGCGCTCGGAATGGCCCATCTTGCCGAGCACACGGCCGTCCGGGCTGGTCAGCGCCTCGACGGCGTCCATGGAGCCATTGGGATTGTCGGCAAGATCCATGCTGGCGTTACCGTTTTCGTCCACATATTGCGCGGCGATCTGTCCATTGTCGGCGAGCTGCCTGATTTGTTCAGGAGTGGCCACGAACCGGCCTTCACCGTGGGAGATCGGGATGGTGTAGACATCGCCGACTTCGCTGCCAGCCATCCAAGGTGACAGATTGCTTGACACCCGTGTGCGTACTAGACGGCTTTGATGCCGTCCGATGGTGTTGAAGGTCAGAGTCGGCTGGTTTTCGCTGGGTTCGACGATGTCGCCGTAAGGAACCAGGCCGAGTTTGATCAGCGCCTGGAATCCGTTGCAGATGCCAAGCATCAGGCCGTCACAGTTGCCCAGCAGATCGCGCACGGCATCGGCCACAGCCGGGGCGCGGAAGAACGCGGTGATGAATTTCGCCGATCCGTCCGGTTCATCGCCGCCGGAGAAGCCGCCGGGAATCATGACGATTTGGCTCGCCGCGATTTCCTCGGCAAGTCTGCGTGACGATTCTGCCACGGCCTCAGGGGAGAGGTTGTTGACGATCAGCGTATGCGGGTCGGCGCCTGCCGCCTCGAACGCGGCTGCGGCGTCATATTCGCAGTTGTTGCCGGGGAACACGGGAATGAGTACGCGCGGCTTGGCCTTGAGTGGGTTGCCGATGTAGAAAGCCTTTCGGCCTTTGCGGTAACTGATGGTTTCGGCGGCAGTTTCATCACGAGCCGGAGTTGGCGTGGGAAGGCCATTTGCAGTCGTTTGAACGGTTTCTGCAACGGCTTGTGAAAGACCGTTCTGATTGTCGACGCCATGGCTGCGATAGGGGAAGATCTCCTCCATCGCGGATTCCCAGACATCCTGCACTTCGCCAAGGTCGACGGTCTCGCCGGCCGCGGCGAATTCGTAGGTGGCCGTGGTCGTGCCGATGACTTCGACATCGACTTGTTCGGTGCTCTGTGGCACCTCTGCGCCTTCGGCCAGCTCCACGATGAAGCTTCCATACGCAGGCTCGAACAAGGCATCAAGGTTGATGTCGTTGTTGAGTCTGACACCGAGTTGGTTGCCTAGGGCCATCTTGAACAATGCTTCGGCGCTCGCGCCATAGCCGGGTGTCGAAATCGCGAGAGCCTGGTCGGCGGTGGTCAGTTGCTCAACGGTCGCCATGGTTCCAAGCAAATCGTCGGGATTGGGGATAAGCCGGTAAGCGCTTCCGGTGCCACCCGTGTTTTCGAAGGCTTCGCCGTATTCATACCGTTTCGGCGCGATGCGAACGATGTGATGCCCGTAGCCCTTGAATTCCGGCGATACCGTACGGCTCATGTCTCCGGTCGACACGGCGAAGGAAACCAGTGTCGGCGGCACGTCCAATTCCTTGCCATCCTGTTCGAAGCTGCCGCTCATCGAGTCCTTGCCGCCGATGGCTCCGACCTTCAAGTCAAGCTGGGCGCTCAGCGCGCCAAGCAATGCCGCGGTTGGTTTGCCCCAACGTTCGGGGTCTTGGTGCAGCCTGCCGAAATACTCTTGGAAGCTCAGATAGGCGTTCTCTCTGGTGAAGCCGGTCGCGACGAGCTTGCAGATGGATTCCACCACGGCCAGATAGGCTCCGGCGAACTGGTTGCGTTCCGTGATATACGGGTTGAAGCTCCATGCCATCGCGCTTGCTGTGCTCGTCAACCCACCTGGAACCGGGAGTTTGGCGACCATGGCCTGGCTTGGTGTCAGCTGCTTGCGTCCGCCGAACGGCATCAGCACAGTGCCGGCACCGATGGTGGAATCGAAACGTTCGGCAAGGCCTTTGTTGCCGGCGACGTTGATATCGCTGACCAATGAGGTCAAACGTTCCTTAAGATCGCCGGATTCCCAAGCTTCGGGAACCGAATAATCCTCGGCCGGCAGCACATGGACATTCTGGTGTTTGGCCGCGCCATTCGAGGCGAGGAATTCGCGGGAAAGGTCGACGATTCGCTTACCTCGCCAATCCATGACCATACGAGGCTCGGCGGTGACGGTGGCGATGACCGTGGCCTCAAGGTTCTCCTCACGGGCGTAGCGTAGGAACTCGTCCACATCCTCGGCCGCCACATCGACGGCCATGCGTTCCTGCGATTCGGAAATGGCCAGTTCCGTGCCGTCCAATCCCTCGTATTTCTTGGGGACTTTATCAAGGTCGATTTCCAACCCATCGGCGATTTCGCCGGTCGCTACGGAAACGCCGCCCGCTCCGAAATCGTTGCAGCGCTTGATGAGTACGCTGGCATCGTGCCGACGGAACAACCGTTGCAACTTGCGTTCGACGGTCGCGTTGCCCTTCTGCACCTCGGCTCCCGATTCAACCAAACTGTCGGTATCCTGCGCTTTGGAAGCGCCGGTCGCGCCTCCGATGCCGTCTCGTCCGGTGCGTCCGCCGAGCAGAATTATTTTGTCGCCCGGTGTCGGGGTTTCACGGCGTACATTCTCCGCCGGAGCCGCGCCGACTACCGCCCCGACTTCCATACGCTTGGCGACGTATCCGGGATGATAGATTTCATCGACCTGTCCGGTCGCCAGCCCGATCTGGTTGCCGTATGAGGAATAACCCTGTGCGGCGGTGGTGACGAGTTTGCGTTGCGGCAGCTTGCCTTCCAACGTCTGTGAGACGGGAACGCGCGGGTCGCCAGCCCCGGTGACGCGCATGGCTTGATAGACGTAGGCACGGCCGCTCAGGGGATCGCGGATGCAGCCGCCGATGCAGGTGGCCGCCCCGCCGAACGGCTCGATTTCCGTGGGATGGTTGTGCGTCTCGTTTTTGAAGAGGAAGAGCCAATCCTGCGGTTCGCCGTCGACGTCCACCTTGATTTTGACGGTGCAGGCGTTGATTTCCTCGGACTTGTCGAGTCCGGTCAGCTCGCCTTTGGCCTCGAGCTCCTTGGCGCCGATGGTGCCCATGTCCATAAGCGTGACTGGCTTGTTGGTGCGCCCCAGATCCTGCCGGACCTTGAGATAGCGCTCGAATGCGGCCTTGACCACGCTGTCGTCGATATCGACCCGCGTCAGCTCGGTGCCGAAGGTCGTGTGGCGGCAGTGGTCGGACCAATAGGTGTCGATCACCTTGATTTCGGTGATGGTCGGTTCGCGGTGCTCGCCGCGGAAATAGGTTTGGCAGCACTTGGCGTCGCCCAGATCCATCGCCAGCCCACGCTGGTCGATGAAACGTCGCAATCCGGCATCGTCAAGCTCGTTGAAGCCATCAATCACTTCGACATCGGCTGGAACCTTGACTTGGTTTTCCAAGGTCTCGCGCGTCTCAAGTCCAGTTTCGTGCGCGTCGACAGGATTGATCACATAGCGTTTGATGGCCGCAACGTCCTCGGGGGAGAGGTCGCCGTACAACGCATAGATTTTCGCCGTCCGCACATCCGGTCGTGTTCCTTGGCTGAGCAATTGGATGCACTGGCTGGCCGATTCCGCCCGCTGGTCGAACTGTCCTGGCAGATACTCAACCGCGAAAACCTGCGCGCCTTGCAAATCAGGCAGGCTCCGAGCGGCCGTATCCACTGGCGGTTCACTGAACACGGTAGGAATGGCCGCTTCGAACAGCTCGGAATCCAATCCCTGGGCATCGTAGCGGTTGATGATGCGAATGCGTTCGAGTCCCGTGAGCCCGAGCACATCCCGCAGCTCGCCCGCGAGATTGGAGGCTTCGACGTCGAAGCCGGGTTTCTTTTCTACGTACACACGAAAAACTGGTGAAAGCACTGAAGTTCCTTAGCACTGCTGGTCAAGAAGTTGAAATGAGGAAGTATGGAAAACGAGAAACGATGCGGCAACCAAAAATCGCTCGCATACCAACGATTCAGGTATGCGAGCGATATGTCATTCGACCTTGACGCCTCGGCGGTCGGCCAAATCAAGCAGTCGTTTGTGGATTTCCTCATAGGCGGGAATGATGTCGCCGAGATCCCGCCGGAAGAGGTCCTTGTCGAGATGCTCGACTTTGCCGGACCTGTCCTTCAAATCCCAGAGCCTGCAGGTGTCGGGCGTGATCTCGTCGGCCAGGACGATCTCACCATCCTTGTTCTTGCCCTCCTCGATCTTGAAATCGACCAGTTTCACATCGATGTCGCGGAAAATCTTGGTGAGCTTTTCGTTGATGTCGAGGGCCTGCCGAGAGACTTCGGCCATGTCCTCGTCGGTGGCGAGGCCAAGTGCCACGATGCCATCGACGTTGATGAACGGGTCGTGCAGTTCGTCGGATTTGTAGCAGAACTCGAGAATCGGACGCTTGAGTTCGGTGCCTTCCTCAATGCCGTAACGCTGGGCGAAGGAACCGGCAGCGGTGTTGCGCATGATGATCTCGAGCGGGAACATGGAGATTTTCTCATTGAGCTGTTCGGTGTCGGAGACGCGGCGGATGAAATCCGTTTTGACGCCCTCGGCCTCCAAAAGCCTGAAGAGAACCGTCGTGATGCGGTTGTTGAGGCTTCCCTTTCCTTGAATCTGGGCCTTTTTCGCGCCGTCGCCGGCGGTGGCCTGATTCATATATTCGACCCAGAGAACATTCGGGTCATCCGTTGAATAGAGCTTTTTGGCTTTGCCCTTGTAGAGCATGTCCAGTTTCTCCATGATTCGCCTTCCCGTAGAGTAACGAGATTGATTGAATGAGGTGAACTTACAACAAAAATATACCAACTGAAGCCAACAATTTCGTTCGTCGTCGTGCGCAAAAATGCGACAACAGATACATTATTTATATGGAAGCGTTTTATCTCTTACGTCATTTCCCAATAAATTCGGCCATTGTAAATTTTCTGTTACGACTTATTTCCTCGGTAAAAGAAATAATTCCGCGTTTGGATAGATACCATTATGACAAAGTTATTTAAGAAACTTGCCAAATTTTTTCTTGTTGCCAATTCGCGGGGATACCCATCGAACGAGCGACATCTACTTGTGGAATGTCGCCAGGTATGCTCGACAAAACTTGTAAAAGCCCTCGTAAGCTTGTTTCGGCATTGAGGCTTGACAGTAAGAATACGAGAACTGCAATGCCGCCATACATTTTTGTCGATGACTCAATTGCATGTTCAAGTAAAGATATCGCGGGTGTGATACTTGGAGTGACGATGAGTGAACGGTTGTATAGCCGACCATGGTGGGCGCAGAGATTTCGAATGAAATTGAGACAGTTAAGCCATGATTTGAGAGTCGCCTGATCGGCACCATAAGTAATAGCGATTTGTGTTCGCATCTGGTAAGGAAGAAAACTGTATAGGTTCCGGAGCATTGCGAATTCCATTATTTCGGTTGCTGCCCAAATCGGTATTTCTCCGTCGTAGTCGTGCCTGAAATGTTTAACAAAGTCCTCTCTTGAGTGATTTTGACGCTCGCTAAATTTGGTGATGAATCTGCCATATTCGATAGCGTTCAAAGCAGGATCCAAAACTTTTGGTTTTAAATAAAGGAATGGATCTTGTTTCCCAATGGTATAGGCTAAACGAGAGCGTAAGGAAATCTCAAGACTTGCTATAGCTGAAAATAGTTGGCTGCGTAGTTGTTGGTCAAAATTATATATCCGTAATACGTCTCTAAAGTCAGAGCCGTACATGAAGTCGCTGGAACGAGAATGTGTTGTCTTGTCGATTTTCCGAAACATGTACCAGAAGCCGCTGAGACGGTAATATCCGATTTGAGAAAGTTCGTTACGGTATGGTTCAACGTTTTGCATGCCGTGTGCTTTGAGTTTGGTGCATTGCTCGTCCAGACTCAGCCATGGCTTTTCGTAATGAGGATGGTTCCCTGTCGTCATCGTCGGCTCCCGGAAAAGAAAAAATGATGACCGCCCCTGAGCCGTTTACACGGCATCAGGACGGCCTTGCATTTATCAATCTATCTTATAATTAATGATTTTGCAAGTTTATTGTAGTTAAGGGCCGAGTTTAGGTAACTGATTGATACGGCTGTGCTGTAATATGCCAGGTTTGCCGTGAAGTGGTCTTGTGATACTGAAACCGTCGTTTTGCGAATCGTCAATTGTCGGGTTTCCAAGAACCGGAATTTAGTACATAAGTCTTTTGTAAACGATAAGAATTTATTGCATAAGTCTTTTGTGAACGATAAATTTAGTATTTGTTGAAATAAACAAGCAATGGAGCGGTTATGAGTGAGAACGGCATAGAAGAGGACGAATCAGTATGGGTTGGGCATGACCCGGGTATCACCACTGAGCATTGGGTAAGCCTGCTTCATGACTCATCCATGGTTACAGACAATAACCTCATTACTCTCAGATGTCTTTACGAACAGCCTAATGGTCTTTCCTGTGCTCAGTTGGCTGGCGAATATGGTCGGGATTGGCATTTTTATCTCAGCAATATTTCTACATTAGGTGAAAAAGTAGCAAAAAATATTAATCTAATAAAGCCCGATCAGAACGAAAGAACTTTCGAATACTGGACGGTACTTTGCTTGGGCAAGTCAACGGATGAAGGGCAACATGGATATTTCGTCTGGAAACTGCGCCCTGAACTTCGTGACGCACTTGCACAGATGGATTTGTCGATGTATCCGTTGCGTGCTTCGGAAAGCGAAGGCTCAGACTCTGTCGCGTACTGGTGGTTGGTGGCCAGTCCTAAACAGTGGAAAATCTCCTCGCTAAAGATCGATGAAGAACAGAATTATACAGTTCATAACGAGAACGGCAATTTGCGGCGACTCGCTGCCAACTTCAAAGCCATTAAGAAAGGTGACCGGATCGTTGGCTATGAAGCGAGTCCGACCAAGGCGGCGCTCGCGATATTCGAGGTAAGCCGTCAGCCGAGTGATGAACTGTTGTATTTCAAGAAACTTCGCGATTTTGACGAGCCTGTTCCGTTCTCCTCAATCAAAGCGAACCCGGAATTGTCTGGCATGGAATTTTTTAGGAACATGAACGGGAGTCTTTTCAAACTTTCCAAGGCGGAATATGAAGCGTTGGAAGAGATGGCTGGTGAGGATGATGTTTCGCCTTTGGTTGAGAAAACGCCGGAACTATACAATGACCGTGATTTCCTCAATGAGGTGTTTCTTTCAAAGGATGACCTCAAAGTGTTGAAAGGTCTGTTGCGGCGTAAACACAACCTGATTCTGCAAGGGGCGCCGGGCACAGGCAAGACATTTGCCGCCAAGCGACTGGCCTATGCCATGATGGGTGAAAAGGACGAAAGTCGTATTCAGTCCGTTCAATTCCACCAGAATACCAGTTATGACGAATTCGTCTATGGATATCGTCCCAATGACGATGGCAATGGCTTTGCACCTGTGCCGGGGATTTTCACGCGGTTCGTGCAGAAGGCCAAGCGCGATAGGGACAGGAAATATTTCTTCATCATCGATGAGATTAACCGTGCCAACATCTCCAAAGTGTTCGGCGAATTGCTCTCTACCATCGAGTCCGACCACCGTAGCTCGGATGATGCTGTCGTTCTTTCGATTACAGGCCAGCCGTTCTACGTTCCGGACAATTTTTATATCATTGGCATGATGAACACGGCGGATCGCGGGCTAGCCCTGATTGATTACGCTCTGCGTCGTCGTTTCGCGTTCTTTACGATGAAGCCACAGCTTGATAACGCGAATTTTAAAAACCGTGTTGGCAATCTTGGCGATGCAAGGTTGTTGAATCTTGTAAAGGCCGTGCGTGAGTTAAACAAGGTGATTGTCGAGGATGATGCTTTGGGTGAAGGCTTCTGCATCGGTCATAGCTATTTTTGCGATAATCAAACTAAGGACGGTGAAGGCCTGGCTGCCTCCATTATCGAGTTCGAGTTGGTTCCATTGATTAAGGAATATTGGTTCGACAATAAGAAGCAGGTTAAGACACAGTCCGATTTGCTGCGAAAAGCGATTCAATGACTGTGGGTGTCAAAGAAGCGATGGATGGTGAAAAGCAGCGGACCACTGAAGACAATGTGGTCATCAAGAACATCTACTATATGATGACCTATGCGTTCAAGGCTTTGCGACTCGACGATTATCGGCGTTTGGCAACTGAGGATTTCGATCATATCGACGACCTACTGGCAGCCATTCTGGCTATCGCGATTGGCACACAGCGTCGCCGTGGTTTCGAGCGTGAATATTTGCCGGTCCATGAAAATCTTCATACGGTTCGTGGCCATATCGATATGCCGGCAACCGCTCGGTTGCAAATGGCTGGGTACAACGGGCTGTCGTGCGTCTACGACGTTTTTTCGGAGAATACCTACAAGAACCGTGTGCTCAAGACTACAGCACTGTTGCTGATTGGCCGCAGGGATGTTGATACGGTGAGGAAAACCGATTTGAAGCGATGTCTGATTGCCATGCGTGATGTCGGCGAGGTGGATATTCATCGCGTTGATTGGGCGAGGTTACGTTTCCATCGCAACAATGCGTCGTATGTACTGTTGATGA
Proteins encoded:
- a CDS encoding Abi family protein, producing MTTGNHPHYEKPWLSLDEQCTKLKAHGMQNVEPYRNELSQIGYYRLSGFWYMFRKIDKTTHSRSSDFMYGSDFRDVLRIYNFDQQLRSQLFSAIASLEISLRSRLAYTIGKQDPFLYLKPKVLDPALNAIEYGRFITKFSERQNHSREDFVKHFRHDYDGEIPIWAATEIMEFAMLRNLYSFLPYQMRTQIAITYGADQATLKSWLNCLNFIRNLCAHHGRLYNRSLIVTPSITPAISLLEHAIESSTKMYGGIAVLVFLLSSLNAETSLRGLLQVLSSIPGDIPQVDVARSMGIPANWQQEKIWQVS
- the purF gene encoding amidophosphoribosyltransferase, encoding MSFELEDVHEECGLFGVWGHPEASRLTYFGLHALQHRGQEGAGMVSNDHGRLIGHRGLGLLTEVFHDEHEIERLTGDRAIGHVRYATSGSSGIDNIQPFIFRFHDGDFALAHNGNLTNCIALRAKLENEGAIFHSNSDTEVLMHLIRRSSKPTFIEKLKEALNIVHGGFAYLLMTENAMIGALDPNGFRPLSLGRMSNGAYVLASETCALDTVGAELVRDIRPGEIVVVDDDGYHIMSYTDKTQLAICSMEFIYFARPDSNIYGVNVHSARKRMGARLAKETPVDADMVIGVPNSSLSAASGYAEASGLPNEMGLIKNQYIARTFIQPTQELREQGVRMKLSAVRGVVKGKRIIVIDDSIVRGTTSKRIVQLLREAGAAEVHMRISSPPLKYPCFYGIDISTTRELIAARMSVEGIRKYIGADSLQFLSLDGLIESIGLNADAPYGGLCVAYFNGDYPTALDDYEVEFLASLKPEERERLPHFAKYESQYVDNEYRDIEPSSHDGNSKSHTNNISATATTTRRA
- the purC gene encoding phosphoribosylaminoimidazolesuccinocarboxamide synthase; the encoded protein is MEKLDMLYKGKAKKLYSTDDPNVLWVEYMNQATAGDGAKKAQIQGKGSLNNRITTVLFRLLEAEGVKTDFIRRVSDTEQLNEKISMFPLEIIMRNTAAGSFAQRYGIEEGTELKRPILEFCYKSDELHDPFINVDGIVALGLATDEDMAEVSRQALDINEKLTKIFRDIDVKLVDFKIEEGKNKDGEIVLADEITPDTCRLWDLKDRSGKVEHLDKDLFRRDLGDIIPAYEEIHKRLLDLADRRGVKVE
- the purM gene encoding phosphoribosylformylglycinamidine cyclo-ligase, which translates into the protein MPQAYEQAGVSVEAGYEVVRRIKSHVARTNRPGVVGGIGGFGGLFDLASLGYKEPMLVSGTDGVGTKLMVANMAGKHDTIGIDCVAMCVNDIAAQGAQPLFFLDYIACGKNDPALLEQVVSGVADGCVQAESALIGGETAEMPGMYAQDEYDLAGFAVGVAEKSAIVDGSGIREGDALIGLESSGVHSNGFSLVREALFHEAGYSIDTKLDELGDATLGDVLLTPTKIYVKALKPLFAAGLIKGVAHITGGGFIENIPRMIPDGLAASIKVGTWSVSPIFDVIERAGSIDHKEMFNVFNMGIGMVLAIDSANVKQALETLETVGETGHVIGSIVPEPSDGQRVRFE
- the purD gene encoding phosphoribosylamine--glycine ligase, translating into MGMKVLVIGSGAREHAIAATLLKGASVDEVTVAPGNPGMELDGIRTTHIDPSNHAALIEFMQSSGYDWALVGPEVPLIHGIVDDFREVGLKAFGPTRAAAQVEGSKDFAKQLMARHAIPTATYRTFTDYDAAAAYVMEHGAPIVIKADGLAAGKGVTVALDTQTALGALEDIFVEHRFGNTDLKVVVEEFLEGQEFSLMSFVNGTEFWPMPISQDHKRAYDGDKGPNTGGMGAYSPVPQISDDTVEQAINTIVRPTLEALAEEGIPFTGILYAGLIATDEGPKVIEFNARFGDPETEAVLPLLTSDLGKAINAILNDESPTFTWRTDATALGVVLASDGYPGKPKEGTPVPAIPTDADSHIYYAGVKTPKHPEGQKTADPASSTGLVSSSGRVLVYETIAPTLQAAQSKIYSTLDTLDTPGFFYRRDIGAKALKAVVPDSSETKNQ
- a CDS encoding AAA family ATPase; the protein is MSENGIEEDESVWVGHDPGITTEHWVSLLHDSSMVTDNNLITLRCLYEQPNGLSCAQLAGEYGRDWHFYLSNISTLGEKVAKNINLIKPDQNERTFEYWTVLCLGKSTDEGQHGYFVWKLRPELRDALAQMDLSMYPLRASESEGSDSVAYWWLVASPKQWKISSLKIDEEQNYTVHNENGNLRRLAANFKAIKKGDRIVGYEASPTKAALAIFEVSRQPSDELLYFKKLRDFDEPVPFSSIKANPELSGMEFFRNMNGSLFKLSKAEYEALEEMAGEDDVSPLVEKTPELYNDRDFLNEVFLSKDDLKVLKGLLRRKHNLILQGAPGTGKTFAAKRLAYAMMGEKDESRIQSVQFHQNTSYDEFVYGYRPNDDGNGFAPVPGIFTRFVQKAKRDRDRKYFFIIDEINRANISKVFGELLSTIESDHRSSDDAVVLSITGQPFYVPDNFYIIGMMNTADRGLALIDYALRRRFAFFTMKPQLDNANFKNRVGNLGDARLLNLVKAVRELNKVIVEDDALGEGFCIGHSYFCDNQTKDGEGLAASIIEFELVPLIKEYWFDNKKQVKTQSDLLRKAIQ